In one Rhopalosiphum padi isolate XX-2018 chromosome 3, ASM2088224v1, whole genome shotgun sequence genomic region, the following are encoded:
- the LOC132926150 gene encoding LOW QUALITY PROTEIN: putative nuclease HARBI1 (The sequence of the model RefSeq protein was modified relative to this genomic sequence to represent the inferred CDS: deleted 1 base in 1 codon) — translation MNDFFDNYEYLENMYDIFDWIDNNTVRVSKRYVGDAENSFEMYTDVQFFCRFRFLKEIVLNVIMDMIYEDREEFIHTDNRGLPVERLFKVLIALRFYASGNYQGVNGDILGLSQSSVSRVIREISKLIASTTNIKKWIKLPTIQEPQEIKQQFYGVAKFPGVIGAIDCTHIPIKSLGGGDNAEIYRNRKGWMSINTQIGSTHDI, via the exons ATGAATGATTTTTTTGACAATTATGagtatttagaaaatatgtatgatatctTTGATTGGATTGATAACAACACAGTTCGTGTGTCTAAACGGTATGTAGGGGATGCAGAAAATTCTTTTGAAAT gTACACAGACGTACAATTTTTCTGTCGTTTTAGATTTCTAAAAGAAattgttctaaatgtaataatGGATATGATTTATGAGGATAGAGAGGAATTTATTCATACCGATAATAGAGGCTTACCTGTAGAaagattatttaaagtattaatagcATTACGATTTTATGCATCTGGTAATTATCAA GGAGTAAATGGAGATATTCTAGGTTTATCTCAAAGTAGTGTTAGTCGTGTTATCAGAGAAATATCAAAACTTATAGCATCAAccacaaatataaaaaagtggATTAAACTTCCCACAATACAAGAACCACAAGaaattaaacaacaattttatggTGTTGCAAAATTCCCTGGTGTTATAGGTGCAATAGATTGCACCCATATTCCAATTAAGAGTCTA GGGGGGGGGGATAATGCTGAAATATACCGTAACAGGAAAGGATGGATGTCAATTAATACCCAAATAGGATCAACACATGACATCTAA